In one Pseudodesulfovibrio tunisiensis genomic region, the following are encoded:
- the dndD gene encoding DNA sulfur modification protein DndD, which produces MILNRISITNITSFKGEHVLSFEHTPQRSISVISGNNGAGKTSLLQAMKINLYGQFLFNNNKKKYLEYVDGFIRSGEAFASIEMEFRQRTLAGNEDFTVRRSWQRDNGKIKETLLILKDNEKYQDVTPKFYQEFIFSIVPLGMMELFFFDGEKINNLGESLRSGEISNAVKKLIGLSAVSGLEEAIGRYQHDSLKNKKDYQAILKAQQALKEEKAEYHKEGELLHLRFAELNEAIKRDRKKLGNSEVTFYETGGNLASSHGALQARKTQLEKQLEEDCVKIKELSQSYLPLCVLSDELEELADQLVSEREDAATRIVQEFAKERAALVEKALSEEGVPERVRQFALKALEVTEEPTSKPIHNISATQTDEILSAIGKAQDVIRPQALDVFASINNAQKELAAIDSAIEKVPDEAALAHTLSEMRKLNLKLSTQEAQLEEVVQRKRRVEGDISAIDNKLLQLAKQLEKRSSESKSEELVKRFPRVLARIKEDLFERRLQSLQRLTLHNIRRLFRKDQLIHDVKISNDFSVELLGSAGSCIDLKRLSAGEQQMLATAIQWALASVASGNIPTIIDTPLARLDSYHRRSLVQNYYPAIEQLILLSTDEEIDSELLADLSPKVSKVYALQHDKTNGCTEIVRVETEKGAQRSLGTSYEIYTNQTSEADNE; this is translated from the coding sequence ATGATACTTAACAGAATCTCAATTACAAATATTACTTCTTTCAAGGGTGAGCACGTTCTCAGCTTTGAACACACTCCGCAACGTTCAATTTCAGTCATAAGTGGGAACAATGGTGCAGGTAAAACTAGCCTTCTGCAAGCCATGAAAATTAACTTATATGGTCAGTTTTTGTTCAATAACAATAAGAAGAAATACTTAGAGTATGTTGATGGCTTCATTCGCAGCGGTGAGGCTTTCGCATCAATAGAAATGGAGTTTCGACAACGTACTCTCGCTGGTAATGAAGACTTTACTGTTAGAAGAAGTTGGCAGAGAGATAATGGGAAGATTAAAGAGACGTTGTTGATCTTGAAAGACAATGAGAAGTACCAGGATGTGACCCCTAAGTTTTATCAAGAGTTCATTTTTAGCATTGTACCGCTAGGTATGATGGAGTTGTTCTTCTTTGATGGTGAAAAAATTAATAATCTTGGCGAGTCGTTACGGTCTGGAGAAATCAGCAATGCTGTAAAGAAACTGATCGGATTGAGTGCGGTGAGCGGGTTAGAAGAAGCAATCGGTAGATATCAGCATGATAGCCTGAAGAATAAAAAGGATTATCAAGCAATTCTAAAAGCTCAACAGGCGTTAAAAGAGGAGAAGGCCGAGTATCATAAAGAAGGAGAGTTGCTTCACCTTAGGTTCGCCGAATTGAATGAGGCAATCAAAAGGGATCGGAAGAAGCTTGGGAACTCTGAGGTTACCTTCTATGAAACTGGGGGCAATTTGGCGTCTTCACATGGGGCTTTGCAGGCTCGGAAAACTCAACTTGAAAAACAGTTGGAAGAAGATTGTGTAAAAATTAAAGAATTGTCCCAGAGCTATCTACCTCTTTGCGTACTGTCTGACGAGTTAGAAGAATTAGCTGATCAGTTAGTGTCGGAAAGAGAGGATGCAGCGACACGTATTGTTCAGGAATTTGCTAAAGAGCGTGCCGCACTTGTTGAGAAAGCGCTATCGGAAGAAGGCGTGCCGGAAAGGGTTCGGCAATTTGCACTAAAGGCTCTTGAAGTTACCGAAGAACCTACTTCCAAGCCTATCCATAATATCTCAGCCACTCAGACAGATGAGATTCTTTCAGCAATTGGGAAAGCTCAAGATGTGATTCGACCTCAAGCTTTGGATGTATTTGCTTCGATAAATAACGCCCAGAAAGAATTGGCAGCAATCGATTCTGCAATCGAAAAGGTGCCTGATGAGGCTGCATTGGCACACACTTTATCCGAAATGCGAAAATTAAATCTCAAGCTTTCAACTCAAGAGGCGCAACTTGAAGAGGTTGTTCAGCGAAAGAGGCGCGTAGAAGGTGATATAAGCGCGATCGACAACAAGTTACTACAACTGGCTAAGCAGCTTGAAAAGCGTAGCTCTGAAAGTAAATCTGAGGAGCTCGTAAAGCGATTCCCTCGAGTATTGGCTAGGATAAAAGAAGATCTTTTTGAGCGCAGGTTGCAAAGCCTTCAGCGATTGACTTTGCATAATATCAGAAGGCTATTTAGGAAGGATCAACTTATTCATGATGTTAAGATCTCAAATGATTTCTCTGTTGAACTATTAGGGTCTGCAGGATCTTGCATTGATTTAAAACGCCTTTCCGCAGGGGAACAGCAGATGTTGGCCACCGCAATACAATGGGCTTTAGCTTCTGTTGCGAGCGGCAATATCCCCACTATTATTGACACCCCTTTGGCCCGTTTGGATAGTTATCACCGTCGAAGTCTAGTCCAAAACTATTATCCCGCAATTGAGCAGCTGATCCTCCTTTCAACTGATGAGGAAATTGATTCTGAGTTGCTAGCAGATCTCAGTCCCAAAGTTTCAAAAGTCTATGCACTTCAGCATGACAAAACTAACGGGTGTACTGAAATAGTTCGGGTAGAAACAGAGAAAGGCGCTCAGCGCAGCTTAGGCACAAGTTATGAAATTTACACGAATCAGACTTCCGAAGCAGACAACGAATAG
- a CDS encoding DndE family protein, producing MKFTRIRLPKQTTNRLTNLKGKTGLNPNVLMRYGVLLSLKDKSDPIYEDQVCDGMELHRSVLLGDLDQIICALTMQRHTQSDQYPDAYTCFRAHLYRGVDILFAKVKQLADIADLLDDDQTLRV from the coding sequence ATGAAATTTACACGAATCAGACTTCCGAAGCAGACAACGAATAGACTGACGAACTTAAAAGGCAAGACCGGACTCAATCCGAACGTGTTGATGAGATACGGTGTTCTTCTATCTCTAAAGGACAAATCTGACCCAATCTATGAAGATCAAGTCTGCGATGGCATGGAACTTCACAGGTCAGTGCTCCTTGGCGATTTAGATCAAATCATTTGTGCCCTAACCATGCAGCGGCATACACAAAGTGACCAATACCCTGATGCATATACATGCTTTAGGGCTCACCTTTACCGTGGTGTAGACATTCTTTTTGCCAAAGTGAAGCAGCTCGCAGACATTGCGGATTTGTTGGATGATGACCAAACTCTTAGGGTTTAA
- a CDS encoding ATP-binding protein, with the protein MTKNSFSIMPRVLAHFGDELIRNEIIALTELVKNAYDAGAKKCDVIFYFKRPRNREDKISYKPFRIDIVDTGSGMSEETIKEHWLTVGTDNKRKLIEEMETEDNCSIEQKFDENQPLQRVPLGEKGIGRFGVHKLGQLVILDTKKEHCNAKRLIIDWNRLDGAKTLSDFDFDITESRALFPENKGTHLTILNIKGEDKDWTRAKLRRIYRALTALNIKFDRADCKLIDNKAVAHLLKFTKASGTSDQFNVKVIPRYNRSVFRGLKNFESIKDSALYECDILISDNQIKDFEYNFNPWSSIEKKFPPHSIAFSDLKSIEKLLQKPSDNSGPEDEKEMIEGLAPKHEVVDLSKSKIGNIYVKLYAFEQTPSVRQQLDSKKDVIDFLKQSSGIRVYRDGMRVYDYGEKGNDWLGLVKIGDIGSQLRSEHVVGYVFIDRKSSRGLVEKTNREGFIENKEYELFVYALKWAINYTFRLRRNSDKEALSIYYSKTAEPVISLLEDTKKYIDKHITNDKHKKNLTSYVYRIQKEYTDIVDTLYHSAGIGRLSSSIIHEIEKLIKEINLQIKSSSESNKARILVRRLDSTIKKFSFLIKRTDIKKSSVEFIIDQTLLFIELRLDNHSIEVTTDLGDENFQCYASITHATNVLLNLLDNSIYWLNLKGEFKKQIKLCATNSYEDGYVSLIVADNGPGFSREPEHLIRPFVSTKPYSIGCGLGLYIANELMDGMKGALKFPEYYDVEDIIDDEAFKEGAIVVLNFKEVS; encoded by the coding sequence ATGACCAAGAATTCATTTAGCATAATGCCAAGAGTGTTAGCTCATTTTGGCGATGAGCTTATTCGAAATGAAATCATCGCGCTAACGGAACTCGTGAAAAATGCATATGACGCTGGGGCAAAAAAGTGTGATGTAATTTTCTATTTCAAAAGGCCTCGTAACCGAGAAGATAAGATTAGCTACAAACCTTTTAGGATAGACATTGTCGACACGGGAAGTGGCATGTCTGAGGAGACAATCAAAGAGCATTGGCTAACAGTAGGGACTGACAATAAAAGAAAACTGATCGAAGAAATGGAGACTGAAGACAACTGCTCTATCGAGCAAAAGTTTGATGAAAATCAGCCCCTTCAAAGAGTGCCACTGGGAGAAAAGGGAATTGGGCGCTTTGGTGTCCATAAGCTTGGACAGCTTGTTATTTTGGACACAAAGAAAGAACACTGTAATGCCAAAAGACTCATAATTGATTGGAATAGACTTGATGGAGCAAAAACTCTGTCAGATTTCGACTTTGATATAACTGAATCTCGTGCACTTTTTCCTGAGAACAAAGGTACACACCTTACTATTCTAAATATTAAAGGCGAGGATAAGGACTGGACTCGGGCAAAGCTTCGAAGAATATACCGAGCATTAACGGCACTTAACATAAAATTTGACAGGGCTGATTGTAAACTCATTGATAATAAGGCTGTGGCTCATCTGCTCAAATTTACTAAAGCTTCAGGAACTAGCGATCAGTTCAATGTAAAGGTAATCCCTAGATATAATCGTTCAGTTTTTCGAGGCCTTAAAAACTTCGAAAGTATCAAAGATTCAGCTCTTTATGAATGTGACATTTTGATTAGTGATAATCAGATTAAAGATTTTGAATACAATTTCAACCCATGGAGTTCTATTGAAAAGAAATTCCCACCCCACTCCATCGCCTTTTCAGATCTCAAGAGCATAGAAAAACTACTGCAAAAGCCATCTGACAACTCTGGCCCAGAAGATGAAAAAGAAATGATTGAAGGCTTGGCCCCCAAGCATGAAGTCGTTGATTTATCAAAATCTAAAATTGGAAACATTTATGTAAAGCTCTACGCTTTTGAACAGACCCCTTCAGTTCGCCAACAACTAGACTCCAAAAAAGATGTCATTGATTTTTTAAAGCAAAGTAGTGGGATTAGAGTATACCGCGATGGCATGCGCGTTTATGATTACGGAGAGAAAGGTAATGATTGGTTAGGTTTAGTCAAGATAGGGGATATTGGTTCACAGCTTCGTTCCGAGCACGTTGTTGGCTACGTTTTTATTGATCGCAAAAGCAGCAGAGGGCTTGTTGAAAAAACAAACCGAGAAGGTTTTATTGAAAACAAAGAATACGAATTGTTCGTATATGCCCTCAAGTGGGCAATAAATTACACCTTTAGACTTAGAAGAAACTCAGACAAAGAAGCCCTTTCAATTTATTATTCCAAAACAGCAGAACCTGTTATTTCCCTTCTGGAAGACACTAAAAAATACATTGATAAGCATATTACTAACGACAAGCACAAAAAGAACTTAACAAGTTACGTCTATCGGATACAAAAAGAATATACAGATATTGTTGATACTCTCTATCACAGTGCAGGAATAGGAAGATTGAGTTCTTCAATTATACATGAAATTGAAAAACTTATTAAGGAAATCAATCTTCAGATAAAATCCTCCTCAGAGTCAAACAAGGCTCGTATACTTGTTAGACGTTTAGATTCAACAATTAAAAAATTCTCATTCTTAATTAAACGTACAGATATCAAAAAATCTTCTGTTGAATTCATCATCGATCAAACTCTATTGTTCATTGAGCTTCGGCTAGACAACCACTCCATAGAAGTGACAACAGACCTCGGAGATGAAAATTTCCAATGCTATGCATCCATAACTCATGCAACAAATGTCCTGTTAAATCTTTTAGACAACTCCATCTACTGGCTTAACTTAAAAGGAGAGTTCAAAAAACAGATAAAACTCTGTGCAACGAACTCTTATGAAGATGGGTATGTCAGCTTGATCGTTGCGGATAATGGCCCAGGCTTCTCTAGAGAGCCTGAACACCTGATAAGACCATTTGTTTCAACCAAGCCCTATTCTATCGGCTGCGGTCTTGGACTGTATATCGCCAACGAACTGATGGATGGAATGAAGGGGGCGCTTAAATTCCCCGAATACTATGATGTGGAAGATATTATAGATGACGAGGCTTTTAAAGAGGGTGCAATAGTCGTGTTAAACTTTAAAGAGGTTAGCTAG
- a CDS encoding DUF3800 domain-containing protein: MYMYLDESGNTGLHIFDENQRHFYLLTTLSKWNINRLFSTSHKRALSLASCEELHGNELGHHGIEKIAHVLNQVIKRSGSRFILCKAEKLFFAAALLFDSIFDPDQNPAASWEVYMDNGLRDDLFHLFLQKTPYETLDTFWTQCVRPNNAERKLEAFFSLCRGILNDILPTLASQDPRVEYMLIVLSNLVPEACDIGICSQGLDTARGFSPNATSFGTLLTEACVLAKKMDRPIIESNHDVQNEFMTHLASVIEIGQNFPENPREDVLLPVDGLDLSPLSNTQYSMRDSSQCFGIQLTDVVLWSLKQHQERNRQNRLAKFVNTRLVVSNFGFGQYGLSAPEPLG, from the coding sequence ATGTACATGTACTTAGATGAGTCAGGTAACACCGGCCTTCATATCTTTGATGAAAATCAAAGGCACTTCTACCTACTCACGACTCTTTCAAAATGGAATATTAACAGATTATTTTCCACCAGCCACAAACGAGCATTATCATTAGCTAGTTGCGAAGAGCTTCATGGGAATGAATTGGGACATCACGGCATAGAAAAAATTGCCCATGTCCTTAATCAGGTTATTAAGCGTTCTGGTTCAAGATTTATACTATGTAAAGCAGAGAAACTCTTCTTCGCGGCAGCACTTCTTTTTGATTCCATATTCGACCCTGACCAGAATCCAGCAGCGAGTTGGGAAGTGTATATGGATAACGGATTGAGGGACGACCTATTCCATTTGTTTCTCCAAAAAACACCTTATGAAACTCTGGATACTTTTTGGACTCAATGCGTTCGTCCGAACAATGCAGAGAGAAAACTGGAAGCGTTTTTCTCCCTATGTAGAGGCATATTAAACGACATCCTTCCCACACTAGCGAGCCAAGATCCCAGAGTCGAATATATGCTGATAGTATTATCAAATCTTGTCCCAGAAGCCTGCGACATTGGGATTTGCAGTCAGGGTCTCGATACAGCACGGGGCTTCTCTCCAAACGCAACATCGTTTGGAACACTTCTTACTGAAGCTTGCGTGCTTGCGAAAAAGATGGACAGGCCCATCATAGAGTCCAACCATGACGTGCAGAACGAATTTATGACGCACTTGGCTAGCGTCATTGAAATAGGCCAAAATTTCCCAGAAAATCCACGAGAAGATGTTTTGCTACCTGTGGACGGTTTAGACCTTAGCCCGCTGAGCAACACGCAATATTCTATGCGAGATTCGTCTCAGTGTTTCGGTATCCAGCTGACCGATGTGGTATTGTGGAGCTTAAAGCAACATCAAGAACGGAATCGACAGAACAGGTTAGCCAAATTCGTGAATACACGGTTGGTAGTTAGCAACTTCGGTTTCGGTCAATACGGCTTATCCGCGCCTGAACCTTTAGGTTAG
- a CDS encoding Tn7-like element transposition protein TnsE, translating to MNEYRFKKFDDDVKIMGIGSLFRRHSGSKWNVNLQLAPSQRNSYLSFSNAPILARRRIINPTTEFLKPGYDQRIKITDTRTWLVKRIGECPIAGFQRKLEAGQFCFVFENYDGRTIFLPQFELARTLFFHGKYLSRTAIESDCLRSEFDVFVDHKQNCATIRVMPSAGYAVSHLNEPKSQNYLSWVLLDADARKSYESICKFQRLYGKNAPSYRRWTFQFEPPPLENVFLQARGQFDREVNCFFAWEIDAIRGVPNAMPQEIYIEHPKFEHSVPGSGQVVHPAGNGEPSPLFIHDDIAANANTTSIELEAESVAVVFKKAFHVNRVASKARKRPTTTQGDESGNKVISVSTEEGIADHGLPAADWNTLNDETDYSQFFENKFECFLNMVRVLIGTYGCVPVTKAIVPLPKVGRCKKHLLSTTGEARSIAEVGLRVEGKIVHLLEVDTSDADKAISTQVLVVRDLRRWKADFEILRRELIQDSLNWPTKLLDNLCGKERHCGVNHPQAPKGSRGVLDPESIAGWATRVYGWMAQL from the coding sequence ATGAATGAGTATCGATTCAAAAAATTTGATGACGATGTGAAGATTATGGGGATTGGCTCATTGTTCAGACGGCATTCCGGAAGCAAATGGAACGTCAATCTTCAACTCGCCCCTTCTCAACGCAATAGCTACCTGAGCTTCTCCAATGCCCCCATTCTCGCTAGAAGGCGCATAATTAATCCGACCACAGAATTCTTGAAGCCAGGGTACGACCAACGAATCAAGATCACAGATACGAGGACGTGGCTCGTCAAAAGGATCGGAGAATGTCCGATCGCAGGATTTCAAAGGAAGCTGGAAGCTGGCCAGTTCTGTTTTGTTTTCGAAAACTATGACGGCAGGACGATATTCCTCCCGCAGTTTGAGTTGGCTCGGACCCTGTTTTTTCACGGTAAGTATCTCTCCCGGACGGCAATCGAATCAGATTGTTTGAGAAGCGAGTTCGACGTTTTCGTGGACCATAAGCAAAATTGTGCGACCATTCGAGTCATGCCTTCTGCCGGTTATGCCGTATCTCATTTGAATGAGCCAAAATCGCAAAACTACCTGTCTTGGGTCCTGTTGGATGCTGATGCCCGTAAATCCTATGAAAGCATATGCAAATTCCAACGATTATACGGGAAGAATGCGCCAAGCTATCGAAGATGGACCTTCCAGTTCGAACCACCGCCGCTGGAAAATGTCTTTCTACAAGCTCGTGGGCAATTTGATCGAGAGGTGAACTGCTTTTTTGCCTGGGAGATCGATGCGATCAGAGGCGTCCCCAATGCGATGCCGCAAGAAATATATATTGAGCATCCAAAATTTGAGCACTCCGTCCCTGGGAGCGGACAAGTCGTTCATCCTGCAGGCAATGGCGAGCCGTCTCCGTTGTTCATCCATGACGACATTGCCGCGAACGCCAACACCACTTCAATCGAGCTGGAGGCTGAAAGCGTTGCCGTCGTATTCAAGAAGGCCTTCCACGTAAACCGGGTAGCCTCCAAGGCCAGAAAGAGGCCTACCACAACTCAGGGAGACGAGAGTGGCAACAAAGTGATTTCGGTCAGCACGGAAGAAGGAATTGCCGATCACGGCCTGCCTGCGGCAGACTGGAACACCTTGAACGACGAGACGGATTACAGCCAGTTCTTCGAAAACAAATTTGAATGCTTCCTGAACATGGTCAGAGTTCTGATTGGGACCTATGGGTGCGTCCCTGTCACAAAAGCAATCGTCCCACTTCCCAAAGTAGGGAGGTGCAAAAAGCACCTGCTTTCAACTACCGGAGAAGCAAGAAGTATCGCAGAGGTAGGCCTGAGAGTTGAAGGCAAGATCGTGCACCTGCTCGAAGTAGACACCTCAGACGCCGACAAAGCCATCTCCACTCAGGTCCTCGTTGTGAGGGACTTAAGAAGGTGGAAAGCAGACTTTGAGATCTTGAGGCGAGAACTCATTCAGGATTCCCTCAATTGGCCAACGAAGCTTCTTGATAACCTGTGCGGAAAGGAACGCCATTGTGGCGTCAACCATCCCCAGGCCCCTAAGGGCAGTAGAGGTGTCCTCGACCCAGAATCTATCGCAGGCTGGGCGACGCGGGTTTATGGCTGGATGGCGCAATTATAG